Part of the Rhizoctonia solani chromosome 2, complete sequence genome is shown below.
atgtgaccctccactgcactactcatgcagagttgcgtaccaagtacgcaactataccacacacaactgtgttagggtgagtcacatgaccatccactgctctactcatgtagagttgcgtaccaagtacgcaactatatcacacacagttatgttagggtgaatcatgtgaccatccaccgctctactcatgtagagttgcgtacttggtacgcaactatatcacacacaattgtgttagggtgagtcacatgaccacccactgcactgctcatgcagagttgcatacttggtacgcaactataccacccacagttatgtgagggaggacccccaattatccTGGGGGAGGCTTCTTTGGCTTCCAGATATCACGTGCAGGTCCACTCTCTGGGTGATTGTTTTTCTGGGTGCTAACACCGTCAAacaatcaattttgattgtgaTGGTATTCAACTCGCGTTGTTGTTTGGGAGTTAGGTAGTGTTCCTGGTACATTTAGCTACTGTATTTACTAGTCTAAATTAAAATCAATTGTTTTCATCCTCtgttttgagtttgaagtcccaggtatatgcgcttgcaTTTTGTTCAGGATTACTAAGGCTTGGGGAACTTCTGTTGTCTTCTCATGCCAAAAAATTTAGCTGTTCTTAGCGTATTGCGTGATCATTgttatagtatgaaaaaTTGCTTGAATTTTGGAGAATAATGAGATTCCTGCTTTTGTCTGTGATTCAAATTGCGTGAGACTTTGTCATTATGGTCTCCTATGCCATGCGCACCTACTGTCAAAATTTGGGGCAATTCTATTGAGGTCAAAAATAATcgatttttaactaattttATCACTGCAGCCTTGAGGACCGGTCGCCGACCGGTCAATTGGAAATTTAACAAAAATCGTCAAAAATGCGGACCATGACGCActttccaaaaatggaaagACATTTGAAATTGGTCAAGAACTCGTTGAGAAAACAACAAAATACATTCGTGGACGCGATTCAGAAACTTTTTTTTATTGTCTCACAAGGTAGAGCTAGCTCATACAATCATTTTGACACCAGAATGATGTTATTTGGCTTAGTATTTGTGGAGATATAATGGAAACAATATACATGTAGAGCATGGGCGCCAGAGGGGACCAGTCGGCGACCGGTCCTCCCTCAGATAATTGACCATCCCAAATGTCACCACAATAAGGTCTGTAAGTGCTCAAAAAGTGCGCATAATTGCACAGAGTACCTCAGTACTAGAACGGCGTAGATTGGCTCAGTATTGAGTGAGATACACGCAAGACAAAGTTGATGGTCTGCTCGACGCCAGAGGGGACCGGTCGCCgaccggtcctcagggtcctaTAGTGAGGGACGTTTGTGAAATCTCATCACAACCAAGTGTTTAGTAGCTCATAAAATGCAGAAAATTCGGCTCTCTTGATTGATATCCCACAATATGCTGAGAAAATTAGTTAACAGCCATAAAACATCAGATTAAGTGTAGAGCTGAACAATAAATTCTCAAGACACTGTACAGATCTATCTAAGACTTAAGTGACATACCACATGGGGTAATTGGACATGCTCTTTCCATTGATGGCACTAAGTAGATCTAAAAATGGAAACATGATGGCCTATTTGGGCATTTATCCTGGACTTTGGAAGATATTTTGAATTACCTGGCTAAGTAAATTAGAGGGCTGTATGCTTATACTATTGGACTAGGAAAACACATAACAATGGGTTATTGAGTccgctctttccatttatggtagtgtTGACCTCCCAAAATGGAATTCCAATGCCCTATTAGGGCATCATTGTCAGATTTCATATGACATTTTCAAATACCCTTGATATATATATGAATCAACtcggaatcacgtggttcCTTAGCAAGATTTCAATATCTAAGTGGATTACATAACTTGTCAAATATCAATATGAACCCTGTCAAGTGATATATATCTCAAGCAATCCAGAATTGATGGGTCTCCTAGTAGAATTTAATTTTCAGGGTAGATTATAAAGCAGGACTCAAGTGTAGGGGTCATTTAGTGTGAGCCACACAGGTGcacaaatcaaatgcaacatgtGACCTGCCAACCTTGCAGCTGCTGTGACAGGCTGTGTAGGCCAGTTTTTTAAGCccacctaggatttgtctcctaacacatcctaggttacttacataagccacaagtgcatGAGATTCCCCCCTACCTCATCACACAGGTCACTGAACTTACATGGGACTTGACTTAGAtggttatagtatgaaaaaGCACCTGAATTTTGGAGAAGAACCAGGATACTGCTTTTTCCTGTGATCCAAATTGCATAGAAATTTAACAGTGCAGTCTACTACACCCTGTACACCTACTATCAAATTTTGGTGCAATTCTGTTGAGGTGAAAAAAAATTGATTTTTGAGAGATTCATGATAGCAGCATTGAGGACTGATCAGCAAACTACTGGTCAGTTGAAAAACCCCCATCCTTTTCCTTAATGATGTGAGTGCCCCCTGTTCATGTCATATAGATCCCACTGACATCAAGTCCTGTACTCACagcttcagtattgcctgagatacagcaatgggtctgctcactgtggaccctgaggaccggtcggcaaccggtcaccttgactttcttactttctcttcataCTGTGTATGCTGCCTGTCCATGTCATATAGATCCCACTGACATCAAGTCCTGTACTCACagcttcagtattgcctgagatacagtaatgggtctgctcactgtggaccctgaggaccggtcggcgaccggtcaccttgactttcttactttctcttcatactgtgtatgctgcctgtccatgtcatatagaccccaatggcttcaagtcctgtactcacagcttcagtattgcctgagatacagcaatgggtctgctcactgtggaccctgaggaccagTTGGCAAccggtcaccttgactttcttactttctcttcatactgtgtatgctgcctgtccatgtcatatagaccccaatggcttcaagtcctgtactcacagcttcagtattgcctgagatacagcaatgggtctgctcactgtggaccctgaggaccggtcggcaaccggtcaccttgactttcttactttctcttcataCTGTGTATGCTGCCTGTCCATGTCATATAGATCCCACTGACATCAAGTCCTGTAGTCATagcttcagtattgcctgagatacagcaatgggtctgcttgctgtggaccctgaggaccagTCACCCACCTGTCAACTACTACTTCACTTCTGTTTTTATTCTTTAAATCTTGTATACTGCTTGCTCATGCTATTCATATTACACTGATGTCAAGTCCTGTAATGATGACTGCATTACAGCCTTTGATACAGGAATGTATTTTATCTATTATTGTTCCATGCACCAGTAATACATGACATACAGAATCAATAGTGGTGTGTTACAACTTGGAGCACAACTTGGAGCACACCTGCATTGTGTGAGTTACAGACCAGAAATCTACAAGTGAGAAAAATTAGAAATGCAACCCTGTAGGCATAAATGTGTAACTAACCAAAACCAAGCTAAACCAAGctaaaccaaccaaccaaccagcTAACAAAATTGTCCAACTGTATGCATTTAATATTATGTTCTAATATCATGTCTAGGAGTCAGTATCCTTTGCTGGCAATGCtcatttgttgttgttgttgtacgcacACCTGGTACTTGGAACAATACCAATTCAGCAGTGTCATACACTAATCACTCTGTAGTTAGTTGAATTTCTAACAAACTTCTTGATTAACTGCTACACTTTAGTTAGACAAACAGTGATGTGACTGAGAGTCATTTCAATATTAATATCTATATAAGGGAGCCCTCAGTCTGCCTCCATGCCCCCCTTGCCTGTGCCCAATGATCAAGCGCTACATTCCAAATAAGTGGgaaccccaaccccaacacCACCTATTGGCTCTCAGAAATAGGTCCCCCCCTATGGGAGACTTTGGAGACAATTCAGAGCACAAGCTGAGCGGCAGTCTTTGTGCTCCTGATTGACCCCTGGACTCAATCCTAATGGTCCTAATGGTTGACATGACCATTGCTTCCACAATCTTGGACCTGACCAACACTGTGCCAATATAGGTGTCAATACAGCTGTTTGAATATCACTTGACAGTAGTTTACTTTGTATGCATACACTAATTGAGTAGATCAAACCACGGGCCACCACGTGGGTCTGAGCACAGCAATGGGAAGCTAACAGTTTGATTCCAACTGGAATGCACAAACTCCCACCACTCATCCACAATAAACATAAATGTATATATGACATTCAGCTGTTCCTGTAATACACCCATGTTCAAATTAACATGTAGAGTGGGCAAAGAAATGTCTGTACTGCAAACATAACATATGATAATTCTCTTGCTCCAGGCCACACATCCCCATGAACAGTATGGGCTGTCTTTTGATGGTCTGCCATCCCTTTTAATTTGAATTCCCCCCTTTTCCCTCCATATGAGGCAAAAACCATCACCAAAATCATAATTTGTGTTCTGAGAAAACATAAAAAGCAGACCTTGGTATAATTGAATGTACATATTTAAGTGATTACTATCAACTAGAACTCAGTTGGCCCTCCCTTGGCAGCTTTGATAGCCTCAACCCAAGCATCCGTATCCCCTGTGTGTTTATTGATATTGTCCACTGAAATGCTGGCCCAGACCTTGTTAGCTGCCTTCAAAAGTGTGTCACGGTTTTTATGAGCTCCAGGGATCTTGAATACACATGATTTGAGCAGGCGCCATATGGGCCCAATGAGATTAAGATCAGGAGAATTTGCCAGATGGGTCAGTTGCTCAATGCCCAATTCTGCCCAATTCTGCTGAGCCTCTGGTCCCCTATGTGATGCTGCCCCATCTTCAACAATCAGGATCTTATGACCCTGTTCCACCTCCAGACTATTTAAAAATTGATTGAGCAGACTTTTGATAACTTGTTTGGCATATGCTTCTGAAGTGAGCCCCCTGCCATGTGAGCACCTGGTCTTTGTGACAACTTTGGGCAACAGTTCCAATGGAATCAATGGCCCCTTCTTGCCATGCGCAATGCATCCCCACAGGACAAGACTTTGGCGCCCACTACAGAAGCTGGGGACCATGTTTTTG
Proteins encoded:
- a CDS encoding DDE superfamily endonuclease, with the protein product MDTREQTTWPKVMWKKGEAYLPKNMVPSFCSGRQSLVLWGCIAHGKKGPLIPLELLPKVVTKTRCSHGRGLTSEAYAKQVIKSLLNQFLNSLEVEQGHKILIVEDGAASHRGPEAQQNWAELGIEQLTHLANSPDLNLIGPIWRLLKSCVFKIPGAHKNRDTLLKAANKVWASISVDNINKHTGDTDAWVEAIKAAKGGPTEF